The DNA sequence TGAAAATCTCGACTGGGTAAAACCTGGGTACGGAGAGACCTGCCCCTGTGGGTCTCTGTTCAGTCCtgggttgtgtttttttccaccCTCCTCAATCTCTGCCTCCCCCAGCCTCTCTCTCCTGCGCTCTGTCTCGTGCCTCCGAGGCAGAAGGGAGAAGGCTGGTGAGTGAGAGCTGGGCTGGTGGTGGGGGTGCTCTGGGGGGCTGTTGCTACGCATCGCTCCCAAGTCTCTTTCAGTCCCTCATGAATGCAGGAGCGGCGTTTCCACGGCAACGCTGACCCCTGGGAATTGATGCTTTTCACTGAGAGCCCTTTTGTATCCAGTGATTCACAGCTCGGATTTAAAAAGAAGGggaaaaatcctctttttctttgtttctcttCTCTGAAAGGttcgactgcacctgctttgcCACAGTGAATGCGTTCTTCTCttggcctctctctctccccggcCTGCCATCTTGCCATTTTTCCACTCGGAAAATGGCCTCCCTTTTGTTTGAATGGTTTGGATTAAAGCTGCATTTCATGGCAGGGTGGTTTCCTGGGCTGTTACTCGTGCATGTACCCACAGGCAGCTGAGCAATTTTATCTTAAAAGTATTAGAAAGGTTTCCTTTTTGCAGTAGGGCTTTAAAAAGTGAATCGCAACACAAGACCGGTGAGGACATGAGTGACAAACAGGCTGAAGTGAAGCACGTAGATCTAGTCACACAACACCAGCATGACGTGGCTCAGGGCCTGTGGATGAGCTGGGTTTGTGCGCTCAAAGAATGACAGTCCACCTTGTTGGCATGTTTTAATGACTTGGTCAAACAACACCCATTACCTTCAAAGGGCCTGAGGGGTTTTCGCTAGGCCATCTGACCGAGGGCCTCCTGCATTCATGCAGATGTGGAGATTACAAGAAAGCCCTGTGCCCCAGAAATGGAATGAAACCTTTCCCAGCATTCCCTGGGCCGTCTGAAAGCAGCTCACCGTGTATCTCCAGACCCCAGAGATATCTGTGAGCTTCGGAAAGGTCAGTGCCGTaacacatttctgttttctctcCCTCCTGCTTGTTTTTTCCTCAGGCGAAGCTGATAGTCCCCAACAGCACCGCGGGGCTGATCATCGGGAAGGGGGGAGCCACGGTCAAGGCCATCATGGAGCAGTCGGGGGCCTGGGTGCAGCTGTCGCAGAAACCCGAGGGCATCAACCTGCAGGAGCGCGTGGTCACCATCAGCGGGGAGCCGGAGCAGAACCGCAAGGCCGTGGAGATCATCGTGCAGAAGATCCAGGAGGACCCGCAGAGCAGCAGCTGCCTCAACATCAGCTACTCCAACATCTCCGGCCCCGTGGCCAACTCCAACCCCACCGGCTCGCCCTACGCCAACTCCGCGGAGGTGCTGCCggcggccgccgccgccgccgccgccaccgcCTCCAGCCTGCTGGGCCAGGCCAGCCTGGCTGGAGTGGGCGCCTTCCCCACCACCATGTCCAGCTTCTCAGGGAACGACCTCCTGGCCATCACGTCTGCCCTCAACACCCTGGCCAGCTACGGATACAACACCAACTCCCTGGGCTTGGGGCTCAACCCAGCGGCCGCCTCCGGTGTCCTGGCCGCCGTGGCCGCCAGCGCCAACCCGGCGGCCGCGGCCGCGGCCAACCTGCTGGCATCCTACGCCAGCGACGCTTCGACCAGCGCCGGGCACCCCGCCGGCACCCTGGGCAGCTTCACGCTGGGCTCGCTGGCCGCCGCCACGGGGGCCACCAACGGGTACCTGAGCGCCACCTCCCCCCTGGTCGCCAGCTCCCTCTTGGCCACCGAGAAGCTGGCAGAAGGGGCGAAGGACGTGGTGGAAATCGCCGTGCCCGAGAATCTGGTGGGCGCCATCCTGGGAAAAGGCGGGAAGACGCTAGTGGAATACCAGGAGCTGACGGGAGCCCGCATTCAGATCTCCAAAAAGGGAGAGTTCATCCCGGGCACCAGGAACCGTAAAGTAACCATAACCGGATCTCCGGCCGCCACGCAGGCGGCGCAGTATCTCATCAGCCAGAGGATCACGTACGAGCAAGGGGTGCGCGCCACCAACCCCCAGAAAGTGGGCTAGGGAGGAGAGCGGGAGCAGACGAGTAGGAAAAAAGGGGGCTGGGGAAGAACGCGggacggaaaaaaaaaagaaaaggaagaaagtcAAAACAAAATCGTCCAAAAAGCTTGGTTGCATTTCAGTATTTAAGGGAAAAGGATGGCAAAGCGACGGCAACAAAAGAGTCACTAACGAAGGAAACGTATCACAAAGAAACCAGGAAAATGTGTAATATGTAAATAGGGTTTTATTACTTAAAATCCTGATGTTTTGGGGATTTttcgtttttttattgttttttttcctccattttTCGGACTGTCGTGAGCGGCATTTTAAATCCTGGCAGGCGGCCGGGGGCGGAGACTCCGGGGTCGTCGATCCCCTCCTCCATTTCTCTTTAGCTTGcggatttttttggggggtgtagTCAAATAGTGCCCATGGTCCCGATCTCCCAaaccccccctctcccccagcCCCCCGTCCCCCTGCCCACTAGCGGGTCCGTCGAGACAGCGAACCAGTGCTTGCCCTTGAGACGTGAGGAGAGGCCACGCCCCCTCTCTGCTCTGCCCCCTGGGTAACGAGGCCAGCAGTGGAGGCTGGGTAATGCAGTTCTTCTGGTATCTAATTCTGGGAGCTGACTCAAACAGGGTCAGTGATGCACGTATATCTATCAAAATAATGCTCGCGAATGCGTTTTGGTCTCAAAGGTGACCTTTTGAGTCTGGTACTGGAAAGTGAGTCACACAGTGAAGTTTCTTGTTGGCTCAGACTCCTGGACTGGGAAGACGAGCACAGAGTTTGTGGCATTCTCTCTGCAGGGTTCGCACTAAGGTATTATTGTTATGGTTATTACTACCATTATAATTATTCTTATCATTTCCATcatcattatttattaatatgattttcactcaTAAAAAGACTAAGAAGTATTTTAGGGTTTTTCGAAATCTGTGAATTCAGGTTGACATGAATGTAAAAAtactatattttttaatttaattttgctttttataTCTATATATACAAATGAATTAAATCATAAGTCACACAGCGTAATATATGTGTAATTTAAACCCCATAAGAACTGCACTTAGTTGCTGGCACTGAGCGTACGGTTAAGAAGGAGTCACTAAAGTGTCGGTTTGAGATCAGACATGAGGGGAAATCGCAGTGTCAGATTCTTTCCGATGAGACACGGACATAcaggcgtgtgtgtgtctgtggcacGCAGGAAGCGTTGAGCACGTTGCTAGGTCTTATGTTTGGTGCTATAAAGATATACCTGGCATTTCTCATTGTGACACAGAGGCATAGCGCACAGcaaaggtctctctccctgtccctccctCCCAGCTCCAGCTCTCCACTCGTAACAGACTGAGCAGCAAACCAGACAAGACGGTTCTTGGGTTTCAGGTGGAGGCGGAGCTCCTCCAGCATGGTGGGGGCGAGCAGCTGGGTTTAGGCAATTGATTTTCCTGCGCATTTGAAGTCACTCCGATTCGGCAGTTTTACGGAAAGGGACTCTTTTAATACTTGGGGAGAAAAAACGTCACGTTTGACTGGAGGTAATAGACAACAGCTAGAGACCAGGAGTGCAGGTGACAGGAATTCCTTGACActgccattttcttttctgccCCCAGAATGCCAGTCAATCCATATGAATTCTTGCCGTTACTCCGTCATTTTAGGGATTGTCGTTCTAGGGAGTGTCAGTCTATCCCTCCAACCCCCCCTCCCAACAATACAAACCTCGATCCAAATTAGAGTCGAGAGCGATGCAACAGGCAAGTTCTCTTGACTGCGTTTGTCACCGAATCCGACGGTGCAGATTAATGACGTTGGCTCTTGGTGTTGAAGGAGACGTGACGGCTGCACTCAGACTGACCTCTTAGGCCAGATGGTTTCTTCAGCCAGTGCTGGAAATTTGAGCCAGTTCCTCTTCCTCATTGCCTTTCTTCACCGCCCGAAAACGCAGCCTGTCCTTCCTGGAGTTCTCCCGGTTTGGCGCTTCTGAATCCTTAGTCTATGGAAGCCACTGGCAATCTGGGCTGCTTCATGGAAGCTGAATTGTTTTTGCACACACGTGAAAGCTTGGAGGCTTCACTAGTGTCAGCGACCAAGCTGGTTCGAGATTTCTTGAGGGTTTTATAACACGGGGTGCAAGAGAGGGGGTATTCGATGCAGTAGGAGGTGCACCGGCAAGCTCTACACTGGCGCCTCCCCACAGCGGGGCTGCCTCTGGCCTCCAGCACTCCCTCGGCCACATCGGTGCTCAGAGCAGCAGGAAGCTGGATGTTTAGACAAAAACCAGGGGGAAAGATGGAGGAAGAGGACAGAAGGTATGAAACTGCAGTGTACAGAAGTCGCGTGAGCCCAGCGCCGCTTCATGTGACAGAGGAGACACTGAGCAAACTCACACTGCCGAAAATCAGCAGTCTCCTCTTCGGGAAGCTCTCTCCGCACTTCGTGCACGCCAAGCGTGTCCGTGTTTCTGGACTTCTGCGGATCGGccgcccccccccacccccccgccGTTCGCCTGTCCCAGAAGAGCAGTGCGGCTCTTAAGAGCTGCCGCAGTGAGGAACACGGAGCCAGAGGCTAcagctgctcctcctggtgcttgATTTAAACAGACAGGTTGGGGGGACAGCCCCTCCAGGATGGGTCGTGCTGAAAGGCTGTAATACTTAAGTGAAGACGCCAGCGATGCTGATGGGTTTCCGAACATGTGCGAGAGCAGCTGTGTGATTACTTCACTCCGGCAAACTGCAGGTTGTCTTTAGAGACTCCTCCTGTGTACCCCATATCCGTGCGGCACTGGGCACTGGGATCAGACTCTCCCAGTTAGAAAACGCGCTGGGCTGTAAGTATAGGCAGTGGGAGTTTGGTGCAAACAGACAAGTGTCTGTGTTGCAGAAGGATCCCAGGAGGATGGCCTGCGGATTCGTTTGACGAGAAGAGAGCGAGTGGGTTTACAAGTGAACCAAACGTATCAAGAAGTCCTACAGGCCGTCACACACCCTTACCAGTTAGCTGCTTCAAAGCAATCAGAATCATGGCCATCCAGACATCATGAGGAACAACGGTTGATCCACATGCTGCTTGTAAGTCCATGTCActtatctgttttatttttccccatttccgtCTTAAAAGCGGATATGCCCTCATTCCCTGGCACTGATCTTGGAGTCAAGCGCAGGGGGCATTTCTAATCAGCTCCCACACAAGAGGGATTAGCATCGGAGAAAGGCGAACTCACAGAAAACGTTCCATCTGGGGTGAGAGTGGGGGAAAAGTGTGCTCATTTTCTTTGCACTTTt is a window from the Lepisosteus oculatus isolate fLepOcu1 chromosome 3, fLepOcu1.hap2, whole genome shotgun sequence genome containing:
- the nova2 gene encoding RNA-binding protein Nova-2, which produces MKMMAGGAVQQNGIFSNSHHHSQQPHMESDPPDSRKRPLETPTEASSTKRTNTGEEGEYFLKVLIPSYAAGSIIGKGGQTIVQLQKETGATIKLSKSKDFYPGTTERVCLIQGTVEALNGVHNFIADKVREMPQSAQKTEPVSILQPQTTVNPDRVKQAKLIVPNSTAGLIIGKGGATVKAIMEQSGAWVQLSQKPEGINLQERVVTISGEPEQNRKAVEIIVQKIQEDPQSSSCLNISYSNISGPVANSNPTGSPYANSAEVLPAAAAAAAATASSLLGQASLAGVGAFPTTMSSFSGNDLLAITSALNTLASYGYNTNSLGLGLNPAAASGVLAAVAASANPAAAAAANLLASYASDASTSAGHPAGTLGSFTLGSLAAATGATNGYLSATSPLVASSLLATEKLAEGAKDVVEIAVPENLVGAILGKGGKTLVEYQELTGARIQISKKGEFIPGTRNRKVTITGSPAATQAAQYLISQRITYEQGVRATNPQKVG